The genomic interval GGAGCCTTCGGAGGGACCTTCATGACCATAGTCCTCTACTCGCTACAGGGGTTGGCTCCTCTCAGCAGTATGTTCAGAGGCTTCATGAAGGGAGCCCAGTCCATCTTCGTGGGGTCACTCATACTGATCTTCGCCTGGGGAATAGGCTCGGCCATAAAGTCGGTGGGAACTGCGGGATACATAGTATCTGTGGCGGGAGATATCCTCAGCCCCAGCTGGATACCTCTTCTGACCTTCTTCGTCGGAGCGGTCATCTCCTTCTGTACCGGGACCTCCTACGGAACCATGGGCATACTGATGCCTATCGTGGTGCCCCTGGTGGCGTCGGTTTCGGTCAACGGAGGGGTGGATCCCATGACCCACATGGTCCCCACAATAGGGGCGGTCTTCGCCGGGGCGGTCTGGGGCGACCACTGCAGTCCCATATCGGATACGACGATAATGTCCTCCATGTTCAGCGGGGCGGACCACATGGACCACGTCAACACCCAGGCGCCTTACGCCATATTGGCGGCGATTGGGGCCGGTGCCGGCTATGTGGGAGTCGCCATGGGGATGGGCGCTCCTCTGTGTCTCCTCCTGGCCGTCACCGTGGCCCTGGTGTCCTTCCACGTGATATCCAGTCCTGTAGAGGACTATCGTCCGGACCAGGTTTTCGCCCGATCGGTGTCGACCGGTTCTGCCGATTGAGAATTAAGATGTATCATAGGGGCGGGGCGACCTGCCCCTTTCTATTTACGGTAGGGAGGTGATCCCGTTGAATTTCTGGAAGATGAACGGCAACGGGAACGATTTCGTGGTGATCGACAGGGACGGCATGGCCTACGGACAGCTGGTGGACCTGACCAGACGGGTCTGTCGTAGAAGGAGATCCATAGGAGCCGACGGGGTCTTGGTGGTGGAGCCGTCGGATAACAGCGATTTTAGGATGAGGGTGTTCAACTCGGACGGTTCGGAGGGCGAGATGTGCGGTAACGGCGCCCGCTGCATAGCCCGCTACGCCTTCGAGAGAGGGGTAGCGCCTTTCGAGATGTCTTTCGAGACGATTGCGGGGATAATGAAGGCCAGGGTCGAGGGCAGCTTCGTCAACCTGGATATGGGCGAGGTCGATCTGGGAAAGGGATGGTTCGGTCGAAAGGTGCCTATGGCTGGGGGAGAGGTAGAGGCGGATTTCCTGATCGTAGGAGTGCCTCACCTGGTTATATATCTGGAGGATCCTGAAAAGGTCGACAGAGAGGATCTGATCCGATGGGGCAGAACCCTCCGTGAGGACCGGAGGCTTTTTCCCGAGGGGACCAACGTGAACTTCGTGGGCCCTGTGGACCGGCGGTCTCTTAAGGTTTGGACCTACGAGAGAGGGGTGGAGGATCTGACCGATTCCTGCGGCACCGGTTCCTGTGCCTCTGCCGTTGCGGCGGTCCGACGACTTGACCTGGAGTCGCCCGTAACGGTATGCAATCCCGGAGGGGTCAACATAGTTACGGCCACCTTCAGGGAGGATCTCTGCGATATAGTGCTGGGAGGCGAGACGGCCGTCGTCGCCAAGGGAACCATAGAGGAGGAGGCCTAGGCCTCCTCCTCTTCGTCTTTTTCTTCCTCTGCCGTGTCGTCGC from Dethiosulfovibrio faecalis carries:
- the dapF gene encoding diaminopimelate epimerase, whose amino-acid sequence is MIPLNFWKMNGNGNDFVVIDRDGMAYGQLVDLTRRVCRRRRSIGADGVLVVEPSDNSDFRMRVFNSDGSEGEMCGNGARCIARYAFERGVAPFEMSFETIAGIMKARVEGSFVNLDMGEVDLGKGWFGRKVPMAGGEVEADFLIVGVPHLVIYLEDPEKVDREDLIRWGRTLREDRRLFPEGTNVNFVGPVDRRSLKVWTYERGVEDLTDSCGTGSCASAVAAVRRLDLESPVTVCNPGGVNIVTATFREDLCDIVLGGETAVVAKGTIEEEA